In Prescottella soli, a genomic segment contains:
- a CDS encoding NAD(P)-dependent alcohol dehydrogenase — MLTASAYAANSADGPLEKTTIERRAVGPRDVLIEIKYAGICHSDIHTARNEWGGTSYPVVPGHEIAGIVAEVGSEVARYSVGDRVGVGCFVDSCRTCPSCEAGEEQYCENGVVDTYNTVGRDGKRTAGGYSTHIVVDEDFVLSIPDGLALDVAAPLLCAGITLYSPLAHWGAGPGKKVAIVGMGGLGHVGVKIAHAMGAEVTVLSQSLSKKDDGLRFGADHYYATAEKETFKALRGAFDLILNTVSVNLDMDRYLSMLAVNGTLVELGLPENPISVRGFSLLKNRRSLAGSLVGGIPQTQEMLDFCAEHGIGAEIELISADRINEAYDRVVASDVRYRFVIDASTF; from the coding sequence ATGCTTACCGCTTCCGCCTACGCGGCGAACTCCGCCGACGGCCCCCTCGAGAAGACCACCATCGAACGCCGCGCCGTCGGCCCCCGCGACGTGCTCATCGAGATCAAGTACGCGGGTATCTGTCACTCCGACATCCACACCGCGCGCAACGAGTGGGGTGGAACCTCGTACCCGGTGGTGCCCGGCCACGAGATCGCCGGAATCGTCGCCGAGGTCGGGTCGGAGGTCGCCCGATACTCGGTGGGGGACCGGGTGGGTGTCGGCTGTTTCGTCGACTCGTGCCGCACCTGCCCGAGTTGCGAGGCCGGTGAGGAGCAGTACTGCGAGAACGGCGTCGTCGACACCTACAACACTGTCGGTCGTGACGGAAAGCGCACGGCCGGTGGATATTCCACGCACATCGTCGTGGACGAGGACTTCGTGCTGTCCATCCCGGACGGTCTGGCGCTCGACGTCGCCGCACCGCTGCTGTGCGCCGGCATCACCCTGTACTCGCCGCTCGCGCACTGGGGCGCCGGCCCCGGCAAGAAGGTCGCGATTGTCGGGATGGGCGGCCTGGGCCACGTCGGCGTCAAGATCGCACACGCGATGGGCGCCGAGGTGACCGTGCTGAGCCAGTCGCTGAGCAAGAAGGACGACGGCCTGCGCTTCGGCGCCGACCACTACTACGCCACCGCCGAGAAGGAGACCTTCAAGGCGCTGCGCGGAGCGTTCGACCTGATCCTCAACACGGTCTCGGTCAACCTCGACATGGACCGGTACCTGTCGATGCTCGCCGTCAACGGCACCCTCGTCGAACTCGGCCTGCCCGAGAACCCGATCAGTGTGCGCGGATTCTCGCTGCTCAAGAACCGTCGCAGCCTCGCCGGGTCGCTCGTCGGCGGCATCCCGCAGACCCAGGAGATGCTGGACTTCTGCGCCGAGCACGGCATCGGCGCCGAGATCGAACTGATCTCCGCGGACCGGATCAACGAGGCCTACGACCGCGTCGTCGCCAGCGACGTGCGCTACCGCTTCGTGATCGACGCGTCCACGTTCTGA
- a CDS encoding polyphosphate kinase 2 family protein codes for MAADGHDELWKTPAVEALRVGPHTKVTKIDPKATPGFVGHKADGERMLEERGAVLSALQEKLYANGRSGDKRSVLLILQGMDTAGKGGMVRHVIGHVDPQGVDHAAFGVPTPEEKRHHYLWRINKALPRGGQLGVFDRSHYEDVLVVRVHDLVPPEVWSGRYDEINQFERELVYNGTTLVKVAMFVSLDEQKQRLAERLDRRDKYWKYNPGDISERALWPRYQEAYQAMLDKTSTDYAPWYVVPCDRKWYSRIAVTELLIDALERLDLDWPPAEFDIEVEKARLSRA; via the coding sequence ATGGCAGCGGACGGGCACGACGAACTGTGGAAGACACCGGCGGTCGAGGCGCTGCGCGTCGGACCACACACCAAGGTCACCAAGATCGACCCCAAGGCGACGCCCGGATTCGTCGGCCACAAGGCCGACGGTGAGCGGATGCTCGAGGAGCGCGGCGCGGTACTGTCGGCGTTGCAGGAGAAGCTGTACGCCAACGGCCGTTCGGGCGACAAGCGCTCGGTGCTGCTGATCCTGCAGGGCATGGACACCGCGGGCAAGGGCGGCATGGTCCGCCACGTCATCGGTCACGTCGATCCGCAGGGCGTCGACCACGCGGCGTTCGGCGTGCCGACCCCCGAGGAGAAGCGCCACCACTACCTGTGGCGCATCAACAAGGCCCTTCCCCGCGGCGGACAGCTGGGGGTGTTCGACCGATCGCACTACGAGGACGTGCTGGTGGTCCGCGTGCACGATCTCGTACCACCCGAGGTGTGGAGCGGCCGCTACGACGAGATCAACCAGTTCGAGCGCGAACTCGTCTACAACGGGACGACCCTCGTGAAGGTCGCGATGTTCGTCTCCCTCGACGAACAGAAGCAGCGGTTGGCGGAGCGACTCGACCGCCGCGACAAGTACTGGAAGTACAACCCCGGTGACATCTCCGAGCGGGCCCTGTGGCCGCGGTACCAGGAGGCGTACCAGGCGATGCTGGACAAGACGTCGACGGACTACGCGCCGTGGTACGTCGTGCCGTGCGACCGCAAGTGGTACAGCCGAATTGCGGTGACGGAGCTACTGATCGACGCGCTCGAGCGCCTCGACCTGGACTGGCCGCCGGCCGAGTTCGACATCGAGGTCGAGAAGGCGCGCTTGTCCCGCGCCTGA